In Curtobacterium sp. L6-1, a genomic segment contains:
- the lepB gene encoding signal peptidase I, translated as MTDTTEGETRRPRSAKKARNGVLTFLRDLVIIFIAALLVSFLVKTFLIRSFYIPSASMQNTLQINDRVIVNELVPDTVALKRGDVVVFKDPGGWLSGEQLPNVTPASPVGKAADWLLTQVGLGTGDSDDHLIKRVIGLPGDEVECCNDLGQMSVNGVPITEPYLKLPAGDTRASLTDFSVTVPKGTIWVMGDNRNDSKDSRYNGDTPSKGFVPLSDVTGRAFVISWPASRWEWLDDHPEVFAGVEERDR; from the coding sequence ATGACGGACACGACTGAGGGCGAGACCCGTCGCCCGCGCAGCGCGAAGAAGGCCCGGAACGGCGTGCTCACCTTCCTGCGCGACCTGGTGATCATCTTCATCGCGGCCCTCCTCGTCTCGTTCCTGGTCAAGACCTTCCTGATCCGCTCGTTCTACATCCCATCGGCGTCGATGCAGAACACGCTGCAGATCAACGACCGCGTGATCGTCAACGAACTCGTGCCGGACACCGTGGCGCTCAAGCGCGGGGACGTCGTCGTGTTCAAGGACCCGGGCGGCTGGCTCTCCGGCGAGCAGCTGCCGAACGTCACCCCGGCATCGCCCGTCGGCAAGGCCGCGGACTGGCTGCTCACGCAGGTCGGCCTCGGGACCGGCGACAGCGACGACCACCTCATCAAGCGCGTCATCGGTCTGCCGGGCGACGAGGTCGAGTGCTGCAACGACCTCGGGCAGATGTCCGTGAACGGCGTGCCGATCACCGAGCCGTACCTGAAGCTGCCGGCCGGTGACACCCGTGCCTCGCTCACCGACTTCTCGGTGACGGTGCCGAAGGGCACGATCTGGGTGATGGGCGACAACCGCAACGACTCGAAGGACTCGCGGTACAACGGCGACACCCCGTCGAAGGGCTTCGTGCCGCTGTCCGACGTGACCGGCCGTGCCTTCGTGATCTCCTGGCCCGCCAGCCGCTGGGAGTGGCTCGACGACCACCCCGAGGTCTTCGCCGGCGTGGAGGAGCGGGACCGGTGA
- a CDS encoding RNA-binding protein, which yields MLESALTHLVKGIVDHPDDVRVASSTSARGEVLEVRVHPEDLGRVIGRAGRTAKALRTLVTALADGKRVRVDVVDSDS from the coding sequence TTGCTCGAATCCGCGCTGACGCACCTCGTCAAGGGGATCGTCGATCACCCTGACGACGTGCGCGTCGCCAGCTCCACCTCCGCGCGGGGCGAGGTCCTCGAGGTGCGTGTGCACCCCGAGGACCTCGGCCGCGTGATCGGTCGCGCCGGTCGCACCGCGAAGGCGCTCCGCACGCTCGTCACGGCCCTGGCCGACGGCAAGCGCGTGCGGGTCGACGTGGTGGACAGCGATTCCTAG
- the trmD gene encoding tRNA (guanosine(37)-N1)-methyltransferase TrmD: MRIDIVTIFPEFFGVLDVSLVGKARQGGLLDLHVHDLRSWTTDRHRTVDDTPYGGGAGMVMKPEPWAQALDALLRPDGSSTLVVPTPAGTPFRQTIARSLAEHDHLVFACGRYEGIDARVFEWAAARSTVVELSLGDYVLNGGEVAAMAMIEAVGRLVPGVVGNPESLVEESHEDGLLEYPSYTKPASWRGLDVPDVLLSGHHGRVATWRHEQQVERTRRVRPDLLPDA; encoded by the coding sequence GTGCGGATCGACATCGTCACGATCTTCCCCGAGTTCTTTGGGGTGCTCGACGTCTCGCTGGTCGGGAAGGCCCGGCAGGGCGGTCTGCTCGACCTGCACGTGCACGACCTGCGGTCGTGGACGACCGACCGGCACCGCACCGTCGACGACACCCCGTACGGCGGCGGTGCCGGCATGGTGATGAAGCCCGAGCCGTGGGCCCAGGCGCTCGACGCCCTGCTCCGGCCGGACGGGTCGTCGACGCTCGTCGTCCCGACCCCGGCGGGCACCCCCTTCCGGCAGACCATCGCACGCTCCCTCGCCGAGCACGACCACCTCGTCTTCGCCTGCGGGCGGTACGAGGGGATCGACGCCCGCGTGTTCGAGTGGGCCGCCGCCCGGAGCACCGTCGTCGAGCTGTCCCTCGGCGACTACGTGCTGAACGGCGGCGAGGTCGCCGCGATGGCGATGATCGAAGCCGTCGGACGACTGGTCCCGGGTGTCGTCGGCAACCCCGAGTCGCTCGTCGAGGAGTCGCACGAGGACGGCCTCCTCGAGTACCCCTCGTACACCAAGCCGGCCTCGTGGCGCGGGCTCGACGTCCCCGACGTCCTGCTCAGCGGGCACCACGGCCGGGTCGCCACCTGGCGGCACGAGCAGCAGGTGGAGCGGACGCGGCGCGTCCGGCCCGACCTGCTGCCGGACGCGTAG
- the rpsP gene encoding 30S ribosomal protein S16, translating to MAVKIRLKRLGKIRAPYYRIVVADSRTKRDGRVIEEIGKYHPTEEPSFIEVQSERAQYWLSVGAQPTEQVAALLKLTGDWAKFKGEKDTESKVKVREPKPAFTVDSSKKAVLKPKSEKTAPAAPAEAETADETTEA from the coding sequence GTGGCTGTCAAGATCCGTCTCAAGCGCCTCGGCAAGATCCGAGCGCCGTACTACCGCATCGTCGTCGCCGACTCGCGCACCAAGCGCGACGGTCGTGTGATCGAGGAGATCGGCAAGTACCACCCCACCGAGGAGCCCTCGTTCATCGAGGTCCAGTCCGAGCGTGCGCAGTACTGGCTCAGCGTCGGCGCGCAGCCGACCGAGCAGGTCGCCGCGCTGCTGAAGCTGACCGGTGACTGGGCCAAGTTCAAGGGCGAGAAGGACACCGAGTCCAAGGTCAAGGTCCGCGAGCCGAAGCCGGCCTTCACGGTCGACAGCTCGAAGAAGGCCGTCCTCAAGCCCAAGTCGGAGAAGACGGCTCCCGCCGCTCCGGCCGAGGCCGAGACCGCCGACGAGACGACCGAGGCGTAG
- a CDS encoding ribonuclease HII — MTAVRPSLRLEKSLFAAGRVTVIGVDEVGRGAIAGPVGVGAAAVTVDVRRVPQGLADSKLLSQARRTALVPAVTRWARTSVGMASAKVVDDQGIVAALGLAGARAIASLVEDGVSLDGAVVLLDGSFDWLSRALPAEHRPLDVQVRVKADRDCASVAAASVVAKVARDDLMTAAHEDAPHYAWASNKGYGSTAHYDAIRAVGPHALHRTTWLHAASSVALDGFEELDSLVG; from the coding sequence GTGACCGCGGTCCGGCCCTCGCTGCGCCTCGAGAAGTCCCTCTTCGCCGCGGGCCGGGTGACGGTCATCGGCGTCGACGAGGTCGGTCGCGGCGCCATCGCCGGGCCGGTCGGCGTCGGGGCGGCCGCGGTCACGGTGGACGTGCGCCGGGTGCCGCAGGGCCTCGCCGACTCCAAGCTCCTCTCGCAGGCACGGCGCACCGCCCTGGTACCCGCCGTCACGCGGTGGGCGCGCACCTCGGTCGGCATGGCGTCCGCGAAGGTCGTCGACGACCAGGGCATCGTCGCCGCACTGGGGCTCGCCGGCGCCCGCGCCATCGCTTCCCTGGTCGAGGACGGCGTCTCGCTCGACGGCGCCGTGGTGCTGCTCGACGGGTCGTTCGACTGGCTCTCGCGGGCACTGCCCGCCGAGCACCGTCCGCTCGACGTGCAGGTCCGCGTGAAGGCCGACCGAGACTGTGCCTCCGTCGCCGCGGCGTCCGTCGTCGCGAAGGTCGCTCGGGACGACCTGATGACCGCCGCGCACGAGGACGCGCCGCACTACGCGTGGGCGTCGAACAAGGGGTACGGGTCGACCGCGCACTACGACGCCATCCGCGCCGTCGGCCCGCACGCCCTGCACCGGACGACATGGCTGCACGCGGCCTCGAGTGTCGCGCTCGACGGCTTCGAGGAGCTCGACAGCCTGGTCGGCTGA
- a CDS encoding DUF2469 family protein produces MDDEEFDDYDREVELALYREYRDVVGQFRYVVETERRFYLANEVELVRRDTEHDFYFELTMNDVWVWDVYRSDRFVKSVRVLTFKDVNVEELTARELELPKELALDE; encoded by the coding sequence ATGGATGACGAAGAATTCGACGACTACGACCGCGAGGTCGAACTTGCCCTGTACCGCGAGTACCGCGACGTCGTGGGGCAGTTCCGGTACGTGGTCGAGACGGAGCGACGGTTCTACCTGGCGAACGAGGTCGAACTGGTGCGTCGGGACACCGAGCACGACTTCTACTTCGAATTGACGATGAACGACGTTTGGGTGTGGGACGTCTACCGTTCCGACCGTTTCGTGAAGTCGGTCCGGGTGCTCACGTTCAAGGACGTCAACGTGGAAGAACTCACCGCGCGGGAACTCGAACTGCCGAAGGAACTCGCACTCGACGAGTAG
- a CDS encoding YraN family protein has protein sequence MRNRAEPSASVDPRRTTGRTGEDHAVEWLGRNGFTVIDRNWRCARGEVDIVARHGDAVVFVEVKTRTGQGTGHPLEAVTPRKLARLRQLVPAWFSAHRDQTARTIRIDCVAVTVIDDHVAIEHVEGVA, from the coding sequence ATGAGGAATCGTGCAGAACCATCCGCCTCCGTCGATCCGCGCAGGACCACGGGACGCACCGGGGAAGACCACGCCGTGGAGTGGCTCGGGCGGAACGGCTTCACCGTCATCGACCGGAACTGGCGGTGTGCCCGGGGTGAGGTCGACATCGTCGCGCGGCACGGCGACGCCGTCGTCTTCGTCGAGGTCAAGACGCGGACGGGGCAGGGGACCGGGCACCCGCTCGAAGCGGTGACACCCCGCAAGCTGGCACGTCTCCGGCAGCTGGTGCCCGCGTGGTTCTCCGCGCACCGTGACCAGACGGCGCGGACGATCCGGATCGACTGCGTCGCGGTCACCGTCATCGACGACCACGTCGCGATCGAGCACGTCGAGGGCGTCGCGTGA
- the rimM gene encoding ribosome maturation factor RimM (Essential for efficient processing of 16S rRNA) — protein MGRITKAHGLKGGIKLELYTDDPDRRFVPGAVFTLQVPDDSPWSGKTIALEELRWYNSHPVAFFEGVADRTAAETLARAILWVEQDTEEETGEDDAWYDHQLVGLAVLRDGVQVGTVARVDHMPAQDLLAVDTETRGEVLVPFVAAIVPSVDLDAGTVTVTPPTGLFEEPEDTSRPETVTPTES, from the coding sequence GTGGGTCGCATCACGAAGGCACACGGGCTCAAGGGCGGCATCAAGCTCGAGCTCTACACCGACGACCCGGATCGTCGGTTCGTGCCGGGAGCGGTCTTCACGCTCCAGGTCCCCGACGACTCTCCCTGGTCGGGGAAGACCATCGCGCTCGAGGAGCTGCGCTGGTACAACTCGCACCCCGTCGCCTTCTTCGAGGGTGTCGCCGACCGGACCGCCGCCGAGACCCTCGCGCGGGCGATCCTCTGGGTCGAGCAGGACACCGAGGAAGAGACCGGCGAGGACGACGCCTGGTACGACCACCAGCTGGTCGGCCTGGCCGTGCTCCGCGACGGCGTGCAGGTGGGCACCGTCGCACGGGTCGACCACATGCCGGCGCAGGACCTGCTCGCGGTCGACACCGAGACCCGCGGCGAGGTCCTCGTGCCGTTCGTCGCGGCGATCGTCCCCTCGGTCGACCTGGACGCCGGCACCGTCACGGTCACGCCGCCCACGGGCCTCTTCGAGGAGCCCGAGGACACGAGCCGCCCCGAGACGGTCACCCCCACCGAGAGCTGA
- a CDS encoding YifB family Mg chelatase-like AAA ATPase, which translates to MSDIGRTSAVALVGVQGSLVEVEAHLTSQLPTFSIIGLPDASLGEARERVRSAAAVADCPLPSRRITVNLTPASVPKRGSGFDLAIAMAVLAAAGTAPGADRRTVYVGELGLDGRVRPVPGIIPVVLAARAAGVDRVVLPVGNLAEAQAVPGVALTAVDSLRSAAIDAGAALPEGFVDPVLPPPAPDDTRPPAELADVVGNAVGVRAVVAAAAGGHHVLLLGPPGAGKTMLAERLPALLPDLEPDAALEVAAVRSVAGHGARSWTRRPPWEAPHHSASAAALIGGGSGQLRPGAVSRATRGVLFLDEATEFPRVVLDALRQPLESGRITVHRAGGSAEFPARCQLVLAANPCPCGNAGALGGPPCTCVPSAVRRYLGRLSGPLLDRIDIRVAVPRVTTGTLRASEGATPSTAEAKRVVDDARARMRDRLHGTGWSRNAEVSGPWLREDGRAAPGATEVLDRGLDIGTLTMRGWDRVMRLAWTMADLTGDERPERRHVERALALRTAL; encoded by the coding sequence GTGAGCGACATCGGGCGCACCTCGGCGGTGGCGCTCGTCGGGGTGCAGGGGAGCCTCGTCGAGGTGGAGGCGCACCTGACCAGCCAGCTCCCGACCTTCAGCATCATCGGTCTGCCCGATGCGTCCCTCGGGGAGGCCCGGGAGCGCGTGCGGTCGGCGGCGGCGGTCGCGGACTGCCCGCTGCCGTCCCGGCGGATCACGGTGAACCTCACGCCGGCGAGCGTGCCGAAGCGCGGTTCGGGGTTCGACCTCGCCATCGCCATGGCGGTCCTGGCGGCTGCGGGCACGGCCCCGGGAGCGGACCGGCGCACCGTGTACGTCGGGGAGCTCGGGCTCGACGGCCGGGTCCGCCCGGTACCGGGGATCATCCCGGTCGTCCTCGCGGCGCGCGCAGCGGGCGTGGACCGGGTCGTCCTGCCGGTCGGGAACCTCGCCGAGGCGCAGGCGGTCCCCGGTGTGGCGCTCACCGCCGTGGACTCGCTCCGGTCGGCCGCCATCGACGCCGGCGCGGCCCTGCCGGAGGGGTTCGTCGACCCGGTGCTGCCGCCGCCCGCGCCCGACGACACGCGTCCACCGGCCGAACTCGCCGACGTCGTCGGCAACGCCGTCGGCGTCCGGGCCGTCGTCGCCGCAGCCGCCGGGGGACACCACGTGCTGCTGCTCGGCCCGCCCGGGGCCGGCAAGACCATGCTGGCCGAGCGGTTGCCGGCCCTGCTGCCCGACCTCGAACCGGACGCCGCGCTCGAGGTGGCGGCGGTGCGCTCGGTCGCGGGACACGGTGCGCGATCGTGGACCCGTCGACCGCCGTGGGAGGCGCCGCACCACTCCGCCTCGGCAGCCGCGCTCATCGGCGGGGGGAGCGGGCAGCTCCGGCCGGGTGCGGTGTCGCGCGCGACCCGGGGAGTCCTCTTCCTCGACGAGGCCACCGAGTTCCCGCGCGTGGTGCTCGACGCGCTCCGCCAGCCGTTGGAGTCCGGGCGCATCACGGTGCACCGCGCCGGCGGCTCGGCCGAGTTCCCCGCCCGGTGTCAGCTGGTCCTGGCGGCGAACCCCTGCCCGTGCGGGAACGCCGGTGCGCTCGGTGGTCCGCCGTGCACGTGCGTGCCGAGTGCCGTCCGGCGGTACCTCGGCCGACTCTCCGGCCCGCTCCTCGACCGGATCGACATCCGTGTCGCCGTGCCGCGGGTCACCACCGGGACGCTGCGGGCGAGCGAGGGCGCGACACCGAGCACGGCGGAGGCGAAGCGGGTCGTGGACGACGCGCGAGCGCGGATGCGCGACCGGCTGCACGGGACCGGGTGGAGCCGGAACGCCGAGGTCAGCGGACCGTGGCTGCGGGAGGACGGGCGAGCGGCACCCGGCGCCACCGAGGTGCTCGACCGGGGGCTCGACATCGGGACGCTGACGATGCGGGGCTGGGACCGGGTGATGCGGCTGGCGTGGACGATGGCCGACCTCACCGGGGACGAACGCCCCGAGCGGCGGCACGTCGAGCGGGCGCTGGCGTTGCGGACCGCGCTGTGA
- the rplS gene encoding 50S ribosomal protein L19: MQLLDHVTAGALRTDHPDFRPGDTVKVHVNIVEGTRSRIQVFQGVVIGRQGHGIGETFTVRKVSFQVGVERMFPVHSPIIDHVEIVTRGDVRRAKLYYLRELRGKAARRKIKEKRDN, translated from the coding sequence ATGCAGCTGCTCGACCACGTGACCGCCGGTGCCCTGCGCACCGACCACCCCGACTTCCGCCCCGGCGACACCGTCAAGGTGCACGTCAACATCGTCGAAGGCACGCGCTCGCGTATCCAGGTGTTCCAGGGCGTCGTCATCGGCCGCCAGGGCCACGGCATCGGCGAGACCTTCACGGTCCGCAAGGTGAGCTTCCAGGTCGGCGTCGAGCGCATGTTCCCCGTGCACTCGCCGATCATCGACCACGTCGAGATCGTCACCCGCGGTGACGTCCGTCGCGCGAAGCTCTACTACCTCCGCGAGCTCCGCGGCAAGGCTGCCCGTCGCAAGATCAAGGAGAAGCGCGACAACTGA
- a CDS encoding tyrosine recombinase XerC, whose translation MRDDGERGTAAGRGLGAAVTAFLDHGRHARGLSEQTVRAYRADLEDLVEFAAGRRLLAVEDVTLDLLRDWLWTANQRGLARSTIARRSASVRAFTRWASESGVLAVDPGVRLRAPKGAAHLPRVVTQDQVRAMLDGLDVRAAGDDPGALRDRAVVELLYAAGIRVSELVGLDVADLDRERLTVRVLGKGGKERVVPFGTPARDALEAWLERGRPALIPTGPSRDGARPVAAGDALFLGDRGARLGTRGAYRIVARVLEALPGAGPSGPHTFRHTAATHLLDGGADLRAVQELLGHASLGTTQIYTHVSSARLREVYRTAHPRA comes from the coding sequence ATGCGTGACGACGGAGAGCGGGGGACCGCAGCGGGGCGCGGCCTCGGGGCTGCCGTCACCGCCTTCCTGGACCACGGGCGTCACGCCCGGGGGCTCAGCGAGCAGACCGTCCGGGCCTACCGGGCAGACCTCGAGGACCTCGTGGAGTTCGCCGCGGGGCGCCGGCTCCTCGCCGTGGAGGACGTCACGCTCGACCTCCTCCGCGACTGGCTGTGGACGGCGAACCAGCGTGGGCTCGCCCGGTCCACGATCGCCCGTCGGAGTGCCTCGGTCCGGGCGTTCACCCGGTGGGCGAGTGAGTCGGGGGTCCTCGCGGTCGACCCCGGCGTGCGGCTCCGCGCACCGAAGGGAGCCGCGCACCTGCCACGCGTCGTGACGCAGGACCAGGTGCGGGCGATGCTCGACGGCCTCGACGTCCGGGCTGCCGGCGACGACCCGGGAGCGCTCCGTGACCGCGCCGTCGTCGAGCTCCTCTACGCCGCGGGCATCCGCGTCAGCGAGCTCGTCGGGTTGGACGTCGCCGACCTCGACCGGGAGCGCCTGACCGTGCGCGTCCTGGGCAAGGGCGGGAAGGAGCGCGTCGTGCCGTTCGGGACGCCGGCGCGGGACGCCCTCGAGGCGTGGCTGGAGCGCGGCCGACCCGCACTCATCCCCACCGGCCCGAGCAGGGACGGGGCCCGACCGGTGGCGGCCGGGGATGCGCTGTTCCTCGGCGACCGCGGAGCACGGCTCGGGACGCGCGGCGCCTACCGCATCGTCGCCCGCGTCCTCGAGGCGCTGCCCGGTGCCGGGCCGAGCGGGCCGCACACCTTCCGCCACACCGCGGCCACGCACCTGCTCGACGGGGGAGCGGACCTCCGCGCCGTCCAGGAGCTGCTCGGGCACGCGAGCCTCGGCACCACGCAGATCTACACGCACGTGTCATCCGCCCGGCTCCGCGAGGTGTACCGGACCGCGCACCCGCGGGCCTGA
- a CDS encoding histone-like nucleoid-structuring protein Lsr2 has translation MAQKVTVQLVDDLDDSPIAAGDGRTVEFAFDGSSYEIDLSNDNVDKFRDAISDYIAAARKTAGRRTGSTGKASGSGSPKRGNSEELGKIREWAKENGYEVSSRGRISTQVQEAYAAAH, from the coding sequence ATGGCGCAGAAGGTCACTGTCCAGCTCGTCGACGATCTCGACGATTCGCCGATCGCCGCTGGCGATGGCCGTACGGTCGAGTTCGCGTTCGACGGTTCGTCCTACGAGATCGACCTGTCGAACGACAACGTGGACAAGTTCCGCGACGCGATCTCGGACTACATCGCCGCGGCGCGCAAGACCGCCGGGCGTCGCACCGGTTCGACGGGCAAGGCCTCGGGCTCGGGTTCGCCGAAGCGCGGCAACTCCGAGGAACTCGGCAAGATCCGCGAATGGGCGAAGGAGAACGGGTACGAGGTTTCTTCTCGTGGGCGTATCTCGACGCAGGTGCAGGAAGCGTACGCAGCCGCACACTGA
- a CDS encoding DNA-processing protein DprA translates to MTGVHGGSVHAAAGRGGRNAVLARLRAEAVRSGKVDEDEVLARVAWSTVVEPGDRDAGELVGRLGAGRSVRAVLDALDAGPGLLGELLVEAGLPLTDDAEDDSRAELARQTAAALVPALDRWRHRVRRLDVDAVLHAAEAVGCSLVLPGDEDWPPGIDDLGPHAPLVLWRRGGDHLDTRPAVSVVGARANTVLGAEAAAEVASAAVDASCLVVSGGAYGIDAVAHRVALGAGAPTVAVLAGGIDQLYPAANAPMLRTIAERGALFAECPPGTRPSRWRFLARNRLIAAMGTVSVVVEAGARSGALNTAHHAGQLGRPVFAVPGPYSSSASVGCHRLVADRRAELVVHPRDPADAALRAWSGDDTAVDAEVPITGARVDPDVLRAVDALGRRRPVPLDEVVRRSGLSLSDATDALALAELQGLVERGPTGWRVV, encoded by the coding sequence GTGACCGGCGTGCACGGAGGCAGCGTGCACGCCGCCGCCGGGCGTGGTGGTCGGAACGCCGTGCTCGCGCGCCTGCGGGCGGAGGCGGTGCGTTCGGGGAAGGTGGACGAGGACGAGGTCCTCGCGCGGGTCGCGTGGTCGACCGTCGTCGAGCCGGGGGACCGCGACGCCGGGGAACTGGTCGGTCGGCTCGGCGCGGGCAGGTCCGTCCGCGCGGTGCTCGACGCGCTCGACGCCGGGCCGGGCCTCCTGGGGGAGCTGCTCGTCGAGGCGGGCCTCCCGCTGACGGACGACGCCGAGGACGACAGCCGTGCGGAGCTCGCTCGCCAGACCGCTGCGGCCCTCGTCCCCGCCCTCGACCGGTGGCGGCACCGAGTGCGGCGGCTCGACGTCGACGCCGTGCTGCACGCCGCCGAGGCCGTCGGGTGCTCCCTCGTGCTGCCCGGGGACGAGGACTGGCCGCCCGGGATCGACGACCTCGGCCCGCACGCACCGCTCGTGCTCTGGCGGCGCGGTGGGGACCACCTCGACACCCGGCCCGCCGTGTCCGTCGTCGGTGCGCGGGCGAACACCGTGCTCGGGGCCGAGGCAGCGGCGGAGGTCGCCTCGGCCGCCGTCGACGCCAGCTGCCTGGTTGTCTCCGGTGGCGCGTACGGCATCGACGCCGTCGCGCACCGCGTGGCGCTCGGTGCGGGGGCACCGACCGTCGCCGTCCTGGCGGGAGGCATCGACCAGCTCTACCCGGCGGCGAACGCCCCGATGCTGCGGACGATCGCCGAGCGCGGGGCCCTGTTCGCGGAGTGTCCGCCCGGCACCCGGCCGTCACGGTGGCGCTTCCTGGCGCGCAACCGGCTCATCGCCGCGATGGGGACCGTGTCGGTCGTGGTCGAGGCCGGCGCCCGCTCCGGGGCGCTGAACACCGCGCACCACGCCGGGCAGCTCGGCCGACCGGTGTTCGCCGTTCCGGGTCCGTACTCGTCCTCGGCGTCGGTGGGCTGTCACCGGCTGGTCGCGGACCGGCGGGCCGAGCTCGTCGTGCACCCGCGCGACCCCGCCGACGCCGCGCTCCGGGCCTGGTCGGGAGACGACACCGCCGTGGACGCCGAGGTGCCGATCACCGGCGCCCGGGTCGACCCGGACGTCCTCCGTGCGGTCGATGCCCTCGGCCGCCGTCGTCCGGTCCCGCTCGACGAGGTCGTGCGGCGGTCGGGTCTGTCCCTGTCCGACGCGACCGACGCACTCGCCCTCGCCGAACTGCAGGGGTTGGTCGAGCGCGGGCCGACGGGGTGGCGCGTCGTGTGA
- the map gene encoding type I methionyl aminopeptidase has translation MIELRTPAELDGLRVAGRFVADVLDALLETVDVGVNLLDLDRVAARMIADRGAESCYVDYHPSFGRSPFGKNLCTSVNDAALHGLPYDRVLVDGDLVSLDFAASVDGWVADSAVTVQVGTQRDEDQRLIATVEQCLAAGIAQAAPGNKLGDVSAAIGSVARQAGYGVNLQFGGHGVGRTMHGDPHVPNDGRPGRGLKLRPGLVVAIEPWLMQGTDELVQDDDGWTLRSVDGSRAAHVEHTVAVTEAGPEVLTLRRAQRADAAV, from the coding sequence ATGATCGAACTCCGCACCCCCGCCGAACTCGACGGACTGCGTGTCGCGGGCCGCTTCGTCGCCGACGTCCTCGACGCCCTGCTCGAGACGGTCGACGTCGGCGTGAACCTGCTCGACCTGGACCGCGTCGCCGCGCGGATGATCGCCGACCGCGGTGCCGAGAGCTGCTACGTCGACTACCACCCGTCCTTCGGCAGGTCGCCGTTCGGCAAGAACCTCTGCACGTCGGTCAACGACGCCGCCCTGCACGGCCTCCCGTACGACCGCGTCCTCGTCGACGGAGACCTGGTGAGCCTCGACTTCGCCGCGAGCGTGGACGGCTGGGTCGCCGACTCCGCGGTGACGGTGCAGGTCGGCACGCAGCGCGACGAGGACCAGCGCCTCATCGCCACGGTCGAGCAGTGCCTGGCCGCGGGCATCGCCCAGGCAGCACCCGGCAACAAGCTCGGGGACGTCTCGGCTGCCATCGGGTCGGTCGCCCGGCAGGCCGGGTACGGCGTCAACCTGCAGTTCGGCGGCCACGGCGTCGGACGGACGATGCACGGCGACCCGCACGTCCCGAACGACGGGCGCCCCGGACGCGGCCTGAAGCTCCGTCCCGGCCTCGTCGTCGCGATCGAACCGTGGCTCATGCAGGGCACCGACGAACTCGTCCAGGACGACGACGGGTGGACCCTGCGCAGCGTCGACGGCTCGCGTGCGGCGCACGTCGAGCACACGGTCGCGGTGACCGAGGCCGGCCCCGAGGTGCTCACCCTCCGTCGCGCCCAGCGCGCCGACGCGGCCGTCTGA